A region of Fibrobacter sp. DNA encodes the following proteins:
- a CDS encoding cation diffusion facilitator family transporter yields the protein MDSRTSEIQRITLWGALGNAILTVVKFLAGVLGGSAAMVADAVHSASDLVSDVIVVIFARISAHGRDHNHDYGHGKFETLATVAVSLLLLVVGVKMAHGAWEKVHAVMSGEVLPAPDDIALWAAVVSIAFKELLYQWTVRVGRRLKSQVVVANAWHHRTDAFSSVGSLLGIGGAIFLGGEWTVLDPLVGIVISVIIAVVAVRMMIPALSELTEAALPDETEQQIADIALSVEGVRDVHDIKSRQCGPYSIADFHVVVDPQMPILLAHDITVRIEERLHETFGEEMVINIHIEPSEDSL from the coding sequence ATGGATAGCAGAACCTCTGAAATACAGCGCATCACACTTTGGGGTGCTTTGGGCAACGCGATACTCACCGTCGTGAAGTTTCTGGCGGGTGTGTTGGGTGGCAGTGCCGCTATGGTGGCCGATGCCGTCCACTCTGCCTCCGACCTCGTGAGCGATGTCATCGTGGTGATCTTTGCCCGCATCTCTGCCCACGGAAGAGACCACAACCACGACTACGGACACGGTAAGTTTGAGACGCTGGCGACGGTGGCTGTCAGCCTGCTGCTCCTCGTGGTGGGCGTGAAGATGGCGCATGGGGCTTGGGAGAAGGTGCATGCCGTGATGAGCGGCGAGGTGCTGCCGGCCCCCGACGATATCGCCCTCTGGGCTGCCGTGGTCTCCATCGCCTTCAAGGAACTGCTTTACCAATGGACCGTTCGCGTGGGACGCCGACTGAAGAGTCAGGTGGTGGTGGCCAATGCCTGGCATCATCGCACCGACGCCTTCTCCTCCGTGGGCTCACTCCTGGGCATCGGCGGCGCCATCTTCTTAGGTGGCGAATGGACCGTGCTCGACCCCTTGGTGGGCATCGTCATCAGCGTGATCATCGCCGTGGTGGCCGTGCGTATGATGATTCCTGCCCTGAGCGAACTGACAGAGGCTGCCCTACCCGATGAGACGGAGCAGCAGATTGCCGACATTGCCCTCTCCGTGGAGGGTGTGAGAGATGTGCACGACATCAAGTCGCGTCAGTGCGGGCCCTACAGCATCGCCGATTTCCATGTCGTCGTAGACCCTCAGATGCCTATCCTCCTCGCACACGATATCACGGTGAGGATTGAGGAGAGGCTGCACGAGACCTTCGGCGAAGAGATGGTTATCAACATCCACATCGAACCGTCGGAGGATTCGCTATAA